The region TCATGGCGCCTATTCCTAAGAAAAAAGTAGATGCTATAGAAGATAAAAATATTGCAATGAATGATACTCGCTCCCAAAAGAAGAGCGAAACTAAAAAGGAGAATACAAAACCGGTGAAGGCAAAACCAAATCCAACACCACAAGATAAAACACAAGTAAAGAAACCGGAGACAACACGTGCCGAGACGATAGCTTCAGAAGGTGAAATGAGTGAATTACATGCGGCGGATGTGAATTTTGGTGATGCTGGTGGAAAGTATTATGCTTTATTAATTGGCAGCAGTGACTATACGGATCCAAACATTCCTGATTTGGATAATCTTCCTGTTAATGATGCAATAGCGTTAGGGAAAGTTTTACAAACCAATTATACTTTCGCGGAAGAAAACATTAAGGTACTAAAGAATCCAAGTCGCCGTGAAATTGTAATTGCATTGGATGATTTAAGCAAGAAAGTAACGAGTCAGGATAATGTATTGATTTTTTATGCGGGTCATGGTCATTATGAAGATGACAGCGATATTGGATATTGGTTGCCTACAGATGCGGAAGTCAGTAACTCTGCGAATTGGTTGTATAATGATCAATTAACGGCTTCTATTCGTAAAATAAAATCATTACATACATTATTAATTTCAGATGCTTGCTTTAGTGGTAGTATTTTCAAAAACAGAAGTATTAGTTTGACAGGTTCATCGGATGTAATTAAGAAAAAATATCAGTTACCAAGCCGTAAAGCCATTACCAGCGGAACTTTAAAAACCGTTCCAAACAAAAGTGTATTCATCAAGTATTTGTTAGATCGTTTGGAAAAGAACAAAGACAAATACATGGCAGCAAGTACACTGTATCAAAACCTCGAGGCACCTGTTGGAAACAACAGCACTAGCTTACCGCAATACGGTGTAATTAATAACGTAGGGGATGAGGGTGGAGATTTTATTTTTATTAGGAAATAATTTTGATTTACCAGTGAGGCACTAAGTGAGGTTTGTTTTAAAACATTACTCTGTTTCTCCGTTTCTCTGTGTTGAAATTTCCTGCAGATTTTAATTAGTGCTTATTAGTGAAATTCGTGGCTCTCTAAATCCTATCTTCTAAATCCTATTTCCTCAACTTCTCCAAGCTACCGCCTTTTTCAAAAAGTTTATCTACTCTTTTCTCTATAGCAGGATCTTTTATTAATGCGGGCGCGTGATGTGGTTTTACACGCGCATCAATAATAACGCTGTCGCAACCAAAATGTTTAAAGCGTGTAAATGGATTTACGCCATATATATCATGACT is a window of Bacteroidota bacterium DNA encoding:
- a CDS encoding caspase family protein translates to MKKFIILFTSLFIALNMSAIGKDDKTKYRDTVVNVGDLKIQSDDVFSTDAYVKAKFRFENKNDFFILLDPNKSFFYINGNKSMCKEREIVLPPGTKKTKVFDVKGPNLNSVQALSLVLDGFTKTGNEKMVNMPELVADRKQKTSAGGVEIAIDDVDYDKAQKFHVRVKVTNTGNDILIVNSGIVELSEDGNVLNNIRKRSNSIMLRKGESQMIAMIYQTTGQKSTKKINWNDAFVSATLLPMDPVEIGFATSPDLLSNYKYFMAPIPKKKVDAIEDKNIAMNDTRSQKKSETKKENTKPVKAKPNPTPQDKTQVKKPETTRAETIASEGEMSELHAADVNFGDAGGKYYALLIGSSDYTDPNIPDLDNLPVNDAIALGKVLQTNYTFAEENIKVLKNPSRREIVIALDDLSKKVTSQDNVLIFYAGHGHYEDDSDIGYWLPTDAEVSNSANWLYNDQLTASIRKIKSLHTLLISDACFSGSIFKNRSISLTGSSDVIKKKYQLPSRKAITSGTLKTVPNKSVFIKYLLDRLEKNKDKYMAASTLYQNLEAPVGNNSTSLPQYGVINNVGDEGGDFIFIRK